The Rhodothermus marinus DSM 4252 DNA segment AAGGCTATGCGCGGGTGACCATGGATGAACTCGCCCGCGCGCTGGGCATGAGCAAAAAAACGCTCTACCAGCACTTCCCCACCAAAGCCGCACTCGCCGCGGCCGTCATGGAAACCTTCCGATCGCAGGTGGCCGAAGGCCTCGGCCGCATTTTCTCGGACCACACGCTGTCGCTCCCCGAACGCCTGGCCCGCGCCTTCGCCGAAGCGGCCCGCCACCTGCGCCAGATCGAAAAGCCGTTTCTGGAAGACCTGGCCCGCTTCCTCCCCGACGTCTGGGCCGAAACCGAACGCTTCCGCTCCGAGACGATCGCGCGCCTGCTGGGCAACGCGCTCCGGGAAGGTCAGGCGGCCGGGTTCATCCGGACCGACGTGCCCGTGGAAATCATGCTCCGGAGCTTTCAGGCCGTGGCCGAGCGTCTGGTGACGCCTTCGGCACTCATGGAACTGCCCTACACGCTCCCGGAGATGATTCGTCTCGTGATCCGGCTGCTGTTCGAGGGGGTGCTGACCGACGCCGCCCGCGCCGACTTCCGAAAAGCCCTCGATGCGATTGCTTCCGGGGAAAATCTGACCACCTGACCTGAATCGCGCCATGCGTACGCTCCTGCTTCCCGTACTACTGGGTGGCCTGCTGGCCGGATGCCGGGCCGCCCGCACCGACGTGCTCGAAGTCTCCGGCACCATCGAGGCCACCGAAATCCAGCTGGCCGCCCGCACGACCGGTGAAATCGTGTGGTTCGCTGTGGACGAAGGCGATCGCGTCGCGCGCGGCCAGCCGCTGGTGTGCCAGGACACCACGCAGCTTGTGCTGCAGCTACGCCAGGCCGAGGCCGACGTGGCGGCCGCCCGCGCCAATCTGGCGCTGCTGGAGGCCGGCGCCCGCGCTGAAGACCTCGAGCAGGCCGAAGCCCGACGCCAGCAGGCGGAAACGCGTCTGGAACAGGCCCGCCGCGATGCGGCCCGCCTCGAAACGCTCCACGCGCAGGGCAGCGCCACCGACCGCCAGCTCGAAGACGCCCGGCTCCAGCTCCGGCTCGCCGAAGCCGAATACCGGGCCGCACAGGCCCAGCTCGAAAAGCTCCGGCACCTGGCCCGTCCCGAAGAGCTGGCCGTGGCCCGCGCCCGCGTCGCGCAGGCCGAAGCCCGGCGCGACCTGCTCCGCCGCCAGCTCGACGATGCCTGCCTGGAAGCCCCCACCGACGGCGTCGTCAGCCGTCGCGTGGCCGATCCGGGCGAACTGGCCGCCCCCGGCTCGGTGCTGCTGACGCTCGTCCGGCTCGACACCGTCTACGTGCAGCTGTACATCCCCGAGCCGCTGATCGGCGCCATCCGCTACGGCCAGCCCGTCACGGTGCGCGTCGATACCTGGCCCGACCGCAGCTTCGAGGGCCATGTCACCTACATCGCGCCCGAGGCCGAATTCACCCCCCGCAACGTGCAGACGAAGGAAGACCGCACGCGGCTGGTCTTTCGCATCAAGGTGACGCTGCCCAATCCGGAAGGGCTGCTCAAACCCGGCATGCCCGCCGACGCCACGCTGCAACCCGCCGCCTGAGCCATGACGCCCCCGATCGAGCTGCGCGCCGTCACGAAACGCTTCGGGCCGATCACGGCCCTGGCCGGCGTGTCGCTGTCGGTCAGCGAAGGCGAGATGTTCGGGCTTGTCGGACCCGACGGCGCCGGCAAGACCACGCTGCTGCGCCTGGTGGCCGGCATCGCCCGGGCCGACGAGGGCGTCGTGCGCGTGCTCGGCCATGACCTGACCACCGAAGCCCGGCGCATTCGCCCGTTCATCGGCTACATGGCCCAGCGGTTTTCGCTTTACGGCGACCTGACCGTCGAGGAAAACCTTCGTTTTTTCGCACGCCTGCACAGCACCGGCACCGACCGGGCCTGGCAGGAACGCCTGCTGGAGATGACCGGCCTGGCGCCGTTCCGCAACCGGCTGGCCGACTACCTTTCGGGCGGCATGAAGCAGAAGCTGGCGCTCATCTGCACGCTCGTCTATCGTCCACGGCTGCTGCTGCTCGACGAACCCACTACGGGCGTCGATCCCGTCGCCCGGCGTCAGTTCTGGGAGCTGCTCGTGGAGTTTCAGCAGGAAGGGCTGACGATCGTGCTGGCCACACCGTACCTGGACGAGGCCGAACGCTGCCACCGTGTGGCCCTGCTCCATCAGGGGCGCATCCTGGCGCTCGATACGCCCGAGGCGCTCCGGGCGTCGCTGCCCGGCCGCCTGTTCGAGCTGACGGCCACGCCCGTGCGCGAGGCGGCCCGCCGGCTTCGCACCTGGCTCGCGGCGCACCGCGTGCAGCTCATCGGCAACCGCATCCACCTGCTACTCGACCGCGACGACGAGCTGACGCCGTTGC contains these protein-coding regions:
- a CDS encoding TetR/AcrR family transcriptional regulator codes for the protein MRARILETARRRFFREGYARVTMDELARALGMSKKTLYQHFPTKAALAAAVMETFRSQVAEGLGRIFSDHTLSLPERLARAFAEAARHLRQIEKPFLEDLARFLPDVWAETERFRSETIARLLGNALREGQAAGFIRTDVPVEIMLRSFQAVAERLVTPSALMELPYTLPEMIRLVIRLLFEGVLTDAARADFRKALDAIASGENLTT
- a CDS encoding ABC transporter ATP-binding protein encodes the protein MTPPIELRAVTKRFGPITALAGVSLSVSEGEMFGLVGPDGAGKTTLLRLVAGIARADEGVVRVLGHDLTTEARRIRPFIGYMAQRFSLYGDLTVEENLRFFARLHSTGTDRAWQERLLEMTGLAPFRNRLADYLSGGMKQKLALICTLVYRPRLLLLDEPTTGVDPVARRQFWELLVEFQQEGLTIVLATPYLDEAERCHRVALLHQGRILALDTPEALRASLPGRLFELTATPVREAARRLRTWLAAHRVQLIGNRIHLLLDRDDELTPLLDRLEADGSVQVHDCQPIAPTLENVFLAYLTEQSTHQSKSTMYDET
- a CDS encoding HlyD family secretion protein; this encodes MRTLLLPVLLGGLLAGCRAARTDVLEVSGTIEATEIQLAARTTGEIVWFAVDEGDRVARGQPLVCQDTTQLVLQLRQAEADVAAARANLALLEAGARAEDLEQAEARRQQAETRLEQARRDAARLETLHAQGSATDRQLEDARLQLRLAEAEYRAAQAQLEKLRHLARPEELAVARARVAQAEARRDLLRRQLDDACLEAPTDGVVSRRVADPGELAAPGSVLLTLVRLDTVYVQLYIPEPLIGAIRYGQPVTVRVDTWPDRSFEGHVTYIAPEAEFTPRNVQTKEDRTRLVFRIKVTLPNPEGLLKPGMPADATLQPAA